One region of Streptomyces davaonensis JCM 4913 genomic DNA includes:
- a CDS encoding NUDIX domain-containing protein, which produces MAQRITDDQPKALPPALESMTLLVAAVIVHDRATDRVVLLQRSQNAKFAQGMWDLPVGKSEPGEPITKTAVRELHEETGMTVKPEALRVAHIIHGAWGVEAPNGFLTVVFAAHEWAGEPENREPRKHAQVCWVDAASIPESFVDTTASALHAYFRQGPQVSLDGWQS; this is translated from the coding sequence GTGGCTCAGCGGATCACCGACGACCAGCCCAAGGCCCTGCCGCCCGCCCTTGAATCCATGACTCTGCTGGTCGCCGCCGTCATTGTCCACGACAGGGCCACCGACCGCGTCGTCCTTCTCCAGCGCAGTCAGAACGCCAAGTTTGCCCAGGGCATGTGGGACCTCCCCGTCGGCAAGAGCGAGCCCGGCGAGCCGATCACAAAGACGGCGGTGCGGGAGCTGCACGAAGAGACGGGCATGACCGTGAAGCCGGAGGCCCTCAGGGTCGCCCACATCATCCACGGCGCCTGGGGAGTCGAAGCTCCCAACGGCTTCCTCACCGTCGTCTTTGCTGCGCACGAGTGGGCTGGAGAACCCGAGAACCGCGAACCACGAAAACACGCTCAAGTCTGCTGGGTTGACGCGGCTTCCATCCCGGAATCGTTTGTCGATACGACTGCCAGCGCTCTCCATGCCTATTTCAGGCAAGGGCCGCAGGTGTCACTTGACGGCTGGCAGAGCTAA